The Fundidesulfovibrio terrae genomic sequence CGTCCGCGCTGGGGGCGGTCCTCGATCCGCCCGTGAATTTCCCTGCTGCGGAAGAGGTGCTGGACACGGCACTGTGCGGGGGAAATCTGCGCTCGTCGCTGTCGGAGCTTCGCGAAAAAGGGTTCCTCGGCGTGGACATGCCCGAGACCCCCTGGGCGGACGGGGTGTTCGCCCACCCGGACGGGCTCTACCGCCTGCCGGAGGAGCTGCACCCCGAGCGCCCGGACGATCCCCGCTACCCTCTGCGGCTCTTGAGCCCTGTGCGCCGCGACCACCTGCTCTCGCAGGTTCCCGAGGAGGAGCAGGAATCGCCGCCCAGGGTGTTCGTCTCGCCGGACTGTGCCGCGCTTGCCACGCTCGCTCCCGGGGGCGTGGCCCTCCTGGAGACGGCGCACGGATCCATGGAGGTGCGCGTGGACATCCTGGAAAGCCTGCACCCGGATGCCGTGCTCTATCCGCGCGGCGACTGGCTCTCGCGCGGCGGCTGCGTGAACCGGATCATCAGGGGCGTCGAAGCCGACATGGCCGGGCAGGTGGCCTATTACCAGGCGCGGGCGCGGCTCGTCACCGCGCCCGCCGTTTAGCGGGAGTTTCTATTCCAGCCCCGGCACCGGGAAGCGCCCGCACATTTCCTCCACCTCGCGGCGGATGGCCACGCGCCTGCCCGCGTCATCCGGATGCCTGAGCACGTCCACGATCCATCCCGCCAGCCGCTCCATCTCGGATTCCTTCATGCCGCGCGTGGTGGCCGCCGGCGTTCCGATGCGGATGCCGCTGGGGCGAAGGGGCGGATTCGGGTCGTCAGGCACGATCTGCTTGTTGGTGGTGATGCCCACCTCGTCCAGGAGCTCCTCGGCCACCTTGCCGTCCAGGCCGAAGCTCTTGCTCGTATTCATCACCAGCATGTGGTTGTCCGTGCCGCCCGTGACCAGCTGCGCCCCGTCCGCCATGAGCGCCGCCGCGAAGGCCTTGGCATTGAGGAGCACCTGCCGGGCGTAGTCCCTGAATTCGGGCGCGAGCGCCTTGCCCATGGTGATGGCGATGCCTGCGATCACGTTCATGTGCGGCCCGCCCTGCAAGCCCGGGAACACCGACTTGTCGATGCGCGCGGCCAGGTCCTTGCGGCACAGCACCATGCCCCCGCGCGGCCCGCGCAGGGACTTGTGCGAGGTGGTGGTCACCACGTCGAAGCCGTAGTCGAAGGGATTACGCATCACGCCGCCCGCCACCAGCCCGGCGTAGTGCGAGGCGTCGCACATGGTGAACGCCCCGACCTCGTCCGCCACGGCCTTGAAGGCCGCGTAGTCCAGGTCGCGCGGATACGACGTGTAGCCGCAGAGCACCAGCTTGGGCTTGTGCTCGCGGGCCAGGGCGCGCACTTCGCCTGCGTCGATGGCCCCTTCGGAAGCGTCCGTCTTGTAGCGCACGAAGTTGAAGAGCCGCCCCATGTGCGACACGGGCGCGCCGTGGGTCAGGTGGCCGCCGTGGGAGAGGTCCATGGCCAGGATGGTGTCGCCGGGCTCAAGCAACCCCAGGTACACGGCCTGGTTCATGGGCGAGCCCGACAGCGGCTGCACGTTGGCGTGCTCGCACTTGAACACCTCGCAGGCGCGTTCCCGGGCCAGGTTCTCCACCCGGTCGGTGAACTCCTGGCCGCCGTAGTAGCGCCTGCCCGGGTAGCCCTCGGAATACTTGTTGGTGAACACGCTCCCAAGCACGGCCAGCACCTCGGGATAGGTGTAGTTCTCGCTGGGGATGAGCTCGACGCCCAGGCGCTGGCGGTTCTCTTCGCCGGCCAGGGTTTCGAACACTTCGGGATCGTTTGACTGAAGCAGGTCTCGACAGGATCGCATGGGCTCCTCCTTGGTCGGAAGGTTGGCATCGGTTGACGATGCAGCCCAGGCGAGCGGCTTGTAGCAGGTTTCGCGCTCCCCCGTGGTTGCCCACGTTTCTCGCCAGTCACGCGAAACGGATGTTGAAGGCGGATGCGATGTAGCCCGGAGCGAGCGGAGCGTCAAGGAGGGGGAGGGGACGTTGACCGGGGGAGGGAGGGTGGGATAGGCCCGGCGGGCGGGCAGGAGGGCGATGAGAAGAATTCAAGATGCCTCCGGCGGCCAAAGGAACTTCGTTCCTTTGGAATCCGTTATCGCTTCGCGGGATTCGTGAGCAACAATGCGGCATATCGAGAGGACGGCGTGACGAAAGGTGCTTTCAGGGAAAAGGCGGATATCATTCTGGCTTCGGCTTCGCCGAGGCGGCTGGAACTTCTGGGATCGACCGGGATTGCGTTCAGGGTGATACCCTCCACCGTGGACGAACCCCCGGCCGAGGCTGGCGAGACCCCAGGCGGCTACGCCCTGCGCATGGCCCGCCTGAAGGCCCGCGACGTGGCCTGGGGGCACCCGGGATCGTTCGTGCTGGGCGCGGACACCGTCGTGGCCGTGGGGGAACACATCTTGGGCAAGCCCGCGAACGTGGAGGATGCGAAGAGGATGCTGGCCATGCTCTCCGGGCGCGAACACGCCGTGGTCACCGGCTGCGTGCTTGTCGGGCCGGATGGCGAAACCGTTTGGGAGGAAGCCCCCGCGTCCAGGGTGACGTTCTCGGAACTCTCCGAAGAGGCCATCGCCGCCTACGTGGCCACGGGCGAGCCCATGGACAAGGCGGGCGGCTATGCCATCCAGGGCCTGGGCGCGTTCATGATCGCCCGGGTGGACGGATCGTATACGAATGTGGTCGGCCTGCCCGTGGCGGAAATCCTGAAGGTCCTTGTCACCTTAAGAGCCGTAGCGCCAAGGACCGTCTAGCGCCGCAACCTTATCCAGGGAGCGAGAAGGTGATGCAAGACGTTCGTGACTGCTTGGATGGTCTGGCCCGGGTGCACAGCGTTCTGTCCTCAATGGTGCGGCGCATTCCCTCCGGGCGTGTGCTGGAACGGCGGGGCGAGAAGTGCTGGACCATCCTGGAGCACGTCGGCCACTTGGCCGATGTTCAGCCGATGCTGCACCAGAGAATTCAGCGCATATTGAACGAGGATGTTCCGGAGTTCGTGCCCTTTCTTCCTGCTGAAGGCACATACTCCCCGAATGCGGCCGGAGTCGATGTTGAAACGGCATTGGCTCGCTTTGATTCGGGGAGAAGAAAGCAGCTGGAAATCTTGCGGAGCATGGATCCTGCCTCCTGGGACCGCGCAGCGGTGCATCCGGAATACACCCAGTATGGGTTGCGCATTCTTGTCCGGCATATTCTCATGCACGATTACTGGCACATGTACAGGATCGAGGAACTCTGGCTTTCAAAGGACGAATTTCTGTCTTTCTAGGAGAGGCTCTTCCCTGGAGCCCGCCTCGATGTTTCGGCCTCCCGCCTCCAAGGATGCGGGAGGCCTTTCGTTGCTGCCGACCGTACGTTGCGGAAGGCTTTGGGCCTGGCCGCGTCCGTCAGTGCGTTTCGTAGCGAACGCCGGTCAGCTCTTCCGAGGTGTCCCAGAGCCGCCGGGCCATGTCCTGGTCCTGCGAGCGCTTGTTGGGCTTGGCCACCGCCGGATACCCCCGAAGCCCCGTGCAGCCGTCCGGGCCCACGAACTCGCCGCCGCGCAGGTCCCTGGATGTGGCCGCATAGAGCGTCGGGAGCGCGCCTTGCCAGGGCTCCATGGCGAACATGCGGTTGAGCGGCCGCGACAGGCACATGTTCTTCTGCAGGTTTGTGGCCGTCCAGCCCGGATGGGCGGCCGTCACCGTCAGGCCTTTGCCGTGGCGCCGCTGCAGCTCGCCCGCGAAATACAGGTTGGCGATCTTGCTGTCGCCGTACGCCCGCCATTTGCAATAGCAGCGCCTGCGCCAGTTGAGGTCGTCCAGCTTGAGGCAGCCGAGGGCGTGGGCGCTGCTGGAGACCACCACCACACGCGGGTCCTCTGCCTCCAAGAGCCTCGGCAGCAGATGCCCCGTGAGCGCGAAATGCCCCAGGTGGTTGGTGCCCATCTGCATCTCGAAGCCGTCCGCTGTTTCGGACCGAGGCGGGATCATGATCCCGGCGTTGTTCACCAGGGTGTCCAGCCTGGGGAAACGTTCAAGAAATGCTTGAGAAAACGCACGCACCGAGGCCAGGTCAGCCAGGTCCAGGTGCATGAACGTCACCGATCCGCCCGCGGGGAGTTCCCGCCTGGCGAAAGCGGAAGCGTTGCGCCCGCCCGGCCCGGCTTGGGCCTCATCCCCGTTTGAAAGAAGGCGCACGAGCAGGCCCGCCGCGTGCTCCCCTTTGTCCAGGCTGCGGCAGGCCAGCACCACATCCGCTCCCTTCCGGGCGAAGGCCTTGGCTGTCTCGAAGCCGATGCCGCTGTTGGCTCCCGTGACAACGACCGTTTTTCCCTGCTGTGAGGGCATGTTCTCGGTGGTCCATTTCATATGCTGTGACTCCTGTTGATTGTTGTTAAATTCGACAAATATCGAATTATTGACCCGAAGAAAAAGGGCGCATGGCCCTGGTGTGCGCGTTTCGCGCTCAGCTCCTGAAAGATCAAGCCAGTATCATGCCTGATCACTGCCGGTCTTTGCGTCTCACTTCCTCCGCATTTCCGGGTGAGGAACCCGCCGCCGCCAAAGCATGCTTCCCGGAGCTCAAGGTTGGGGGACGTCCGCTTTGCTCCCGGCTGCGTCTGCATCTGTCCCGCAAGCGCTCATGAGAGCTTGATGGGGAATATTTGCATCACCTCCTCGAGAATCTTCAGGTTGGGCCGGGCCACCAGATACT encodes the following:
- a CDS encoding Maf family protein, encoding MTKGAFREKADIILASASPRRLELLGSTGIAFRVIPSTVDEPPAEAGETPGGYALRMARLKARDVAWGHPGSFVLGADTVVAVGEHILGKPANVEDAKRMLAMLSGREHAVVTGCVLVGPDGETVWEEAPASRVTFSELSEEAIAAYVATGEPMDKAGGYAIQGLGAFMIARVDGSYTNVVGLPVAEILKVLVTLRAVAPRTV
- a CDS encoding DinB family protein produces the protein MQDVRDCLDGLARVHSVLSSMVRRIPSGRVLERRGEKCWTILEHVGHLADVQPMLHQRIQRILNEDVPEFVPFLPAEGTYSPNAAGVDVETALARFDSGRRKQLEILRSMDPASWDRAAVHPEYTQYGLRILVRHILMHDYWHMYRIEELWLSKDEFLSF
- the glyA gene encoding serine hydroxymethyltransferase, coding for MRSCRDLLQSNDPEVFETLAGEENRQRLGVELIPSENYTYPEVLAVLGSVFTNKYSEGYPGRRYYGGQEFTDRVENLARERACEVFKCEHANVQPLSGSPMNQAVYLGLLEPGDTILAMDLSHGGHLTHGAPVSHMGRLFNFVRYKTDASEGAIDAGEVRALAREHKPKLVLCGYTSYPRDLDYAAFKAVADEVGAFTMCDASHYAGLVAGGVMRNPFDYGFDVVTTTSHKSLRGPRGGMVLCRKDLAARIDKSVFPGLQGGPHMNVIAGIAITMGKALAPEFRDYARQVLLNAKAFAAALMADGAQLVTGGTDNHMLVMNTSKSFGLDGKVAEELLDEVGITTNKQIVPDDPNPPLRPSGIRIGTPAATTRGMKESEMERLAGWIVDVLRHPDDAGRRVAIRREVEEMCGRFPVPGLE
- a CDS encoding oxidoreductase, whose translation is MKWTTENMPSQQGKTVVVTGANSGIGFETAKAFARKGADVVLACRSLDKGEHAAGLLVRLLSNGDEAQAGPGGRNASAFARRELPAGGSVTFMHLDLADLASVRAFSQAFLERFPRLDTLVNNAGIMIPPRSETADGFEMQMGTNHLGHFALTGHLLPRLLEAEDPRVVVVSSSAHALGCLKLDDLNWRRRCYCKWRAYGDSKIANLYFAGELQRRHGKGLTVTAAHPGWTATNLQKNMCLSRPLNRMFAMEPWQGALPTLYAATSRDLRGGEFVGPDGCTGLRGYPAVAKPNKRSQDQDMARRLWDTSEELTGVRYETH